Proteins co-encoded in one Bremerella sp. TYQ1 genomic window:
- a CDS encoding 3'-5' exoribonuclease YhaM family protein, with product MSQICRLSELQHAQGGDFFAQLFKKERCLTRQGRPFYALEFRDDGRTVAATIWEGSQHELACRDEWQTGHFYKIRGTFQETIRGGKIDIALLRPIEPEDHKDGFDPKTCQPSGESDSAELFDCLLDMIDAEIDIPELHALVTTIFKQHRERIELMPAAVYHHHAYCGGFLEHLYSVTQNVLYLLNTYRGQHPSLRDPLTRQLTIAGALLHDIGKLEELDAEVGNTAYTTSGELVGHIVLGRDLIRDTARELEIDEPWLVRLEHLLLSHQGTVENGSPKPPMTWEANLVYWADELDGNIFRLAKACEQEENAEPFVPRANPFGRRVYRGELPVKTEGSV from the coding sequence ATGAGCCAGATTTGCCGACTCTCCGAACTTCAGCATGCACAAGGGGGCGACTTCTTCGCTCAGCTTTTCAAAAAGGAACGCTGCCTGACACGGCAAGGACGTCCCTTTTACGCCCTCGAATTCCGTGACGATGGAAGAACCGTCGCAGCGACCATCTGGGAAGGTTCTCAGCACGAGTTGGCTTGTCGCGATGAGTGGCAAACAGGGCACTTCTATAAGATCCGCGGAACCTTTCAGGAAACCATTCGCGGCGGCAAAATCGACATCGCTCTTCTACGTCCGATCGAGCCAGAAGACCACAAAGATGGCTTCGATCCCAAGACATGCCAACCATCGGGCGAGTCAGACAGCGCGGAACTGTTTGATTGCCTGTTAGACATGATCGATGCCGAAATCGATATCCCTGAGCTACACGCCTTGGTCACCACTATCTTCAAGCAACATCGCGAGCGGATCGAGTTGATGCCTGCGGCCGTGTATCATCACCATGCCTATTGCGGTGGCTTTCTCGAGCATCTCTATAGCGTCACCCAAAATGTGCTGTACCTACTAAACACTTACCGAGGCCAGCATCCCTCTCTGCGCGATCCTTTAACGAGGCAGCTGACAATCGCCGGGGCACTTTTGCACGACATCGGCAAGCTGGAAGAACTCGATGCCGAAGTCGGTAATACGGCGTACACCACCTCAGGTGAACTTGTAGGGCACATCGTTCTGGGCCGAGATCTTATTCGTGATACGGCACGCGAACTAGAAATCGACGAACCTTGGCTGGTACGCCTCGAACATCTTCTCCTCAGCCATCAAGGAACCGTCGAGAACGGCAGCCCTAAACCTCCCATGACTTGGGAAGCGAACCTGGTTTATTGGGCCGACGAATTAGACGGAAACATCTTTCGCTTGGCCAAGGCTTGCGAGCAAGAGGAGAACGCCGAGCCCTTCGTACCGAGGGCCAACCCGTTTGGGCGGCGCGTCTACCGGGGGGAATTGCCGGTAAAAACAGAAGGTTCGGTATAA
- a CDS encoding GGDEF domain-containing protein produces MFLFLLLMIGVNLLIGFCAAVRVRQLIEMQPDILVVESAEAFLDDLDEKPPTDQPKAASKAKTPEPAPEEAIPYEYVAVLEAECVVANSLVEASAQVLRLEVGRYRAKLVAIENKLRETWYQPTEDALTEIAEELDAVNIDWLDKQAEAAQHLDGSQEGLGAYSDIGRRLCDTLFEQTAQIETTLSNLQQLDFQDNLNDVCRKLVLEIARLIDLCHDLRDKMTETIVTVLRAEKRLGTVDKGMKLDGLTGLKNRTGFECQMFEWWRDDIRRERSLSIAAIDIDTFRKLNERLGTEVGDQIIASLGKYLSELMRSSRGFEYAMRLEGQRFLLFFGDIGPRGATSAVERIRQTVDGTFFEYDGEELELKISAGVTEMKPDDTIPKLLGRSITALRTAKKNGRNRTFIDEGQGPMPIDPPTYQIREKVVTVGG; encoded by the coding sequence ATGTTTCTTTTTCTACTGCTGATGATCGGCGTGAATCTGTTGATCGGATTCTGCGCGGCCGTGCGCGTTCGGCAGTTGATTGAAATGCAGCCAGACATTCTCGTCGTCGAAAGTGCTGAGGCATTCCTGGACGATCTGGACGAAAAGCCCCCCACCGATCAGCCGAAAGCGGCCAGCAAAGCGAAGACCCCGGAACCAGCACCGGAAGAAGCGATTCCGTACGAGTATGTCGCAGTGCTTGAAGCGGAGTGTGTTGTTGCCAACAGCCTTGTTGAAGCTTCCGCACAGGTCTTGCGTTTAGAAGTGGGACGCTACCGCGCCAAGTTGGTAGCGATCGAAAACAAGCTTCGTGAAACTTGGTATCAACCGACAGAAGACGCGTTGACCGAAATTGCGGAAGAACTCGATGCCGTCAACATCGACTGGCTCGACAAACAAGCCGAAGCAGCTCAGCATCTCGACGGCAGCCAGGAAGGGCTCGGGGCTTATTCCGACATCGGTCGACGGCTATGCGATACGCTGTTCGAGCAGACAGCCCAAATCGAAACCACGCTCAGCAACTTACAGCAGCTTGATTTTCAAGACAACTTAAACGACGTCTGCCGCAAATTGGTTTTAGAGATTGCCCGGTTGATTGATCTCTGCCACGACCTGCGCGACAAGATGACCGAAACCATTGTCACTGTGCTGCGAGCAGAGAAACGGCTTGGCACAGTTGATAAGGGCATGAAACTCGATGGCTTAACCGGTTTGAAGAACCGTACCGGATTCGAATGTCAAATGTTCGAGTGGTGGCGTGATGATATCCGTCGCGAACGTTCACTTAGCATCGCCGCTATCGACATCGACACGTTCCGCAAACTGAACGAACGGCTTGGTACCGAAGTGGGCGATCAAATCATCGCTTCACTTGGCAAGTACCTGAGCGAGTTGATGCGTTCCAGCCGTGGCTTCGAGTATGCCATGCGACTGGAAGGGCAACGATTTCTGCTTTTCTTTGGTGACATCGGCCCTCGCGGTGCGACCAGTGCGGTGGAGCGAATTCGCCAGACGGTTGATGGGACGTTCTTTGAATACGATGGTGAAGAACTAGAACTGAAAATCAGTGCCGGCGTCACCGAAATGAAGCCGGACGATACAATCCCCAAGCTACTGGGACGATCGATCACGGCACTCAGGACGGCCAAAAAGAACGGTCGCAACCGAACGTTCATCGACGAAGGGCAAGGCCCCATGCCGATCGATCCCCCAACGTATCAGATCCGCGAGAAAGTGGTTACCGTCGGCGGCTAA
- the prmC gene encoding peptide chain release factor N(5)-glutamine methyltransferase, giving the protein MSTAEPWTIGRLLNWTTEYLESKGSEEARLEAQLLLGHALKCPRIQLYARFEEVVDEEKRGAFRELVKQRAAGKPVAYVLGTSEFYSMEFAVTPDVLIPRPETEHLVIETLDLLKPRSGGDGMHVLEIGTGSGIISVTVAKQAPKVHVTATDISEKALAVAKQNAEKHGTADRIEFVCGDLFAAVPDGALFDVIVSNPPYIAQSERSMMDASVIAHEPHIALFAEEEGTAILRRILEEAPAYLKPGGTILLEFSPMIAKRVAQMAEATGSYTGVSIGKDLAKHDRYLVAKRVG; this is encoded by the coding sequence ATGTCGACAGCCGAACCATGGACGATTGGCCGTCTCTTGAACTGGACGACCGAGTATCTCGAGTCGAAGGGAAGTGAAGAAGCTCGCCTGGAAGCTCAACTTCTGCTAGGACACGCGCTGAAGTGCCCGCGGATTCAGCTTTATGCCCGGTTCGAGGAAGTCGTCGACGAAGAGAAACGGGGCGCGTTCCGAGAGCTTGTTAAGCAGCGTGCGGCCGGTAAGCCGGTTGCCTATGTGCTGGGGACGAGTGAGTTCTACTCGATGGAATTCGCTGTGACCCCAGACGTGCTGATTCCGCGGCCTGAGACCGAGCACCTGGTGATTGAAACGCTCGATCTGCTCAAGCCTCGCTCTGGTGGCGACGGCATGCACGTGCTGGAGATCGGCACCGGAAGTGGCATCATCTCGGTAACGGTGGCCAAGCAGGCCCCCAAAGTGCATGTCACTGCGACCGATATCAGCGAAAAGGCTTTGGCGGTCGCGAAGCAAAACGCCGAGAAGCATGGCACCGCGGACCGAATCGAGTTCGTCTGCGGCGACCTCTTCGCAGCCGTGCCGGACGGAGCATTGTTTGACGTGATCGTCAGCAATCCGCCGTACATTGCTCAGTCAGAACGATCGATGATGGATGCCTCGGTGATCGCTCATGAGCCACACATTGCTTTGTTCGCCGAAGAAGAGGGAACTGCCATTCTACGGCGGATCTTGGAAGAGGCCCCTGCTTATTTGAAGCCAGGCGGAACGATTCTCTTGGAATTCAGTCCCATGATCGCCAAGCGTGTCGCGCAGATGGCTGAAGCAACGGGAAGCTACACCGGTGTTTCGATCGGCAAAGATCTCGCCAAGCATGATCGTTACTTAGTCGCAAAACGAGTCGGCTAA
- the prfA gene encoding peptide chain release factor 1: MREILEEKLSRFEFLEKQMSDPDVLANSSQMASVAREHGSLARIATRYRQFKEIVGEIDDARELMESDDAEMAELAEADLADLKEKREKVWRDLLDMTIGGEDADRDKIVLEIRAGTGGDEAALFARDLYEMYKRFAEGKKWKYEIMESNPTELGGFKEVIISVHGEGVYREMQYESGGHRVQRVPETETKGRVQTSAATVAVMAEPEEVEFNLNPDSYTVERYAASSGPGGQHVNKTASAVRLIHQETGVIVQCCEERSQHKNLERALRLLKTKLYESQREKEAKERADERKSLVGSGDRSQRIRTYNFPENRISDHRINLTLYKLDQIMTGNLQPVIDALIDHDREQLRGSMGDLD; the protein is encoded by the coding sequence ATGCGCGAGATTTTGGAAGAAAAGCTTTCTCGCTTCGAGTTCCTCGAAAAGCAGATGAGCGACCCCGACGTGTTGGCCAACTCGTCGCAGATGGCAAGCGTCGCGCGCGAGCATGGTTCGTTGGCACGTATCGCGACGCGTTATCGCCAGTTCAAAGAGATTGTCGGTGAGATCGACGATGCTCGTGAACTGATGGAAAGCGACGATGCCGAAATGGCCGAACTTGCCGAAGCGGATCTCGCCGATCTGAAAGAGAAACGCGAGAAAGTTTGGCGCGATCTGCTGGACATGACCATCGGTGGTGAAGATGCCGATCGTGACAAGATTGTCCTGGAAATCCGAGCGGGAACCGGGGGTGACGAAGCGGCCCTCTTCGCACGGGACTTGTACGAAATGTACAAGCGTTTCGCCGAAGGCAAGAAGTGGAAGTATGAGATCATGGAATCGAACCCAACCGAATTGGGTGGGTTCAAAGAAGTGATTATCTCTGTCCACGGCGAAGGCGTTTACCGCGAGATGCAGTACGAAAGTGGCGGCCACCGCGTGCAGCGTGTTCCGGAAACGGAAACCAAAGGACGCGTACAGACATCGGCCGCTACTGTCGCGGTGATGGCCGAACCAGAAGAAGTCGAGTTCAATCTCAATCCCGACAGCTACACCGTCGAACGTTATGCGGCCAGTAGCGGCCCCGGCGGTCAGCACGTGAACAAAACGGCATCGGCCGTGCGACTGATTCACCAGGAAACGGGCGTCATCGTTCAGTGCTGCGAAGAACGTAGCCAGCATAAGAACCTGGAACGTGCGCTGCGACTGCTGAAGACGAAGCTGTATGAATCGCAGCGAGAAAAAGAAGCGAAGGAACGTGCCGACGAGCGAAAGAGCCTTGTCGGTTCCGGCGACCGTAGCCAGCGTATTCGCACCTATAACTTCCCGGAAAACCGTATTTCCGACCACCGCATCAACCTGACGCTGTATAAGTTGGATCAGATCATGACTGGCAATCTTCAGCCGGTGATCGATGCGTTGATCGACCACGACCGAGAGCAACTTCGCGGTTCGATGGGAGACCTCGACTAA
- the rpmE gene encoding 50S ribosomal protein L31 has translation MKENIHPKYQDTVVKCGCGNSFTTRSTRKEIVVDVCNTCHPFYTGKERFLDSGGRIEKFKNKFAGNYASLSKKKKK, from the coding sequence ATGAAAGAAAATATCCACCCAAAATACCAGGACACCGTCGTTAAGTGCGGTTGTGGCAACTCGTTCACCACGCGTAGCACCCGCAAAGAAATCGTGGTCGACGTTTGTAACACGTGCCACCCTTTCTACACCGGTAAGGAACGTTTCCTGGACTCAGGCGGTCGTATCGAGAAGTTCAAGAACAAGTTTGCCGGCAACTACGCGAGCCTGTCGAAGAAAAAGAAGAAGTAG